Proteins encoded within one genomic window of Haematobia irritans isolate KBUSLIRL chromosome 5, ASM5000362v1, whole genome shotgun sequence:
- the LOC142237500 gene encoding uncharacterized protein LOC142237500: MDSLNEPEEGEIIDDYELISSDEEAGMRQRIKELEEKNFEIECIARISRSYEIERAARVPTDVSSISSTEFKTPRKNKRHKNKEHKKKSCHHHHSHRHEKKGSRSRKTRCKRREKLLKKKHDKYAYKEFGEKIAFESADSLDESSYSSSSQSENEFTSRDPYMSNDIREDNGYSHHIRDTLRLAISRHRKNSLRQQKQSNGLKEKLFTGSQFNGKSSIKTNDVEDLTCVDDEDDDDAVEICEPVHDIHIVPDESSDSLEEKELRLIALKSAVLKKHMERKRRNAEAAYSPTDFDGMMIHDDKLADIDVVDLEEDDSQIACGTASPIASPQLMLLDGQDDSTEMDCKPVDMDIANSDSEEAPENVWKSMNMPPQSIPLPNFAANDFNMPFSYNCMGEFYASEMSLRASNPPPPGVEEYEEEKPMLSYEKFQDIETQDMELENEDFVPIVSYPCSGSEKTMPGTLQELNCNSNGGLSLHSNPRDVDLQEEEEELALRALLLSKFQSPKNQKRNASRESKENTSNDKKSNTEKATKALKPTEAILKEAVKRLKIHTQNESQQEPKEWHQKHGHGIEIQNEDNGPYEIPMSWNHDKLENDCFEQRVVLGSTGLPKPDSHNFESSPLPWEDNRSNEIKTYNGDSDEFSTMALINLQKKAKQLQSHSELVDREIAIIPRTNDIEHNNDTGHNQSNYNPPTLDEDSRRRLQKLKEEILSATGLSDPSKSKTSDTNVTMHHPHSNSIAHADMPKEEVVCENLCTHMESQKYPEDEKQVNETAGSKEDIPNEQTVIEQQETIANQMHFDKTESSTKSKTKHITNVSDVDQEVSKNKITLKENNVNSVNKKTTKMSTEVSANKTKPTTQPIIKKVAKIQASKGPTITKPKETKPNQSKPTSIGLTTSMPQVTATTTATTNQAKAPILPTYSVLRTTKIVKPNKVINRNVEKRKVVLIQPDKVSPAPPAKVLKVDPPSSNVAKQKTKSLDTSRLITSMDQVKHMCNVAQLVISVQNSSNESSDEEWANCDAMYRTLSEYNDMASPLSLNMGESPCLTPRSNSPIEMDNGTNKEKPLTEDKSKNKHSPVMAPEKIVVPPKTPVASDGHKEKIAENHNLTTPIAVRHLPPSVQDEYRKLVHRMKMLENQRIKKESGSQEIKSSTKPAIKEAKPENEGSSSTPTKQSLVKQVLLRNANKPTTNVVEENATKSSSNGTATTGNKTNVLRNYESLYAKIGSGIVNNLDKSLRLVEEAKKAKVKKLKLEERLKELKAEMDMLQTQHKEEEQKIARIYPSICTTNEVITSLKQKRSKIFKAAIGLGKTIKGDDYRLNNDLKQNIMSKTKLLAAEIKLVNSLKITNINKLKAVEEISKENKEPPVTENANNGLEENKEDHKLMSKEEQTLDCQTENDDESRKDISNTENMKSSIGGTTEFQESATTSNIATPATNCDIKDMEKDEDEKNKRLTDSKPAIELDPKEEETSNDSDINENEKSTGKLLPSYISPLEHLRCNNEGNMDPNGVICPFDLMGNCEDVNCKYVHISGNQIEKKNNINESKPS; encoded by the exons ATGGACTCGCTAAACGAACCAGAAGAAGGCGAAATTATAGATGACTATGAACTTATATCCTCCGATGAAGAAGCAGGAATGCGACAACGAATAAAGGAACTggaggaaaaaaatttcgagaTAGAATGTATAGCTCGAATATCTCGAAGTTATG AAATTGAACGTGCTGCCCGTGTTCCCACTGACGTCTCTTCCATATCATCGACGGAATTTAAAACTCCACGAAAAAATAAACGTCACAAAAATAAGGAACATAAAAAGAAATCCTGCCATCATCATCATAGTCACCGCCATGAGAAGAAAGGATCTCGTTCTCGAAAAACCAGGTGCAAAAGAAGGGAAAAATTACTTAAGAAAAAACATGATAAATATGCATATAAAGAATTTGGAGAGAAAATAGCCTTTGAATCTGCAGATTCTTTGGATGAATCGAGTTACTCATCATCATCTCAATCAGAAAACGAATTTACATCCCGCGATCCATACATGTCTAATGATATTAGGGAAGACAATGGCTATTCTCACCATATTAGAGATACACTGCGATTAGCCATTTCcagacatagaaaaaattcattgCGCCAACAAAAGCAAAGTAATGGGCTAAAAGAAAAACTATTCACAGGGAGTCAGTTCAATGGAAAATCTAGTATTAAAACGAATGATGTGGAAGACCTTACATGCGTGGATGATGAAGATGATGACGATGCTGTGGAAATATGTGAACCTGTACATGACATACATATTGTGCCTGATGAATCTTCAGATTCTTTGGAAGAGAAAGAGCTACGCCTTATAGCACTAAAATCGGCTGTTTTGAAAAAACATATGGAACGTAAGCGTCGCAATGCCGAGGCTGCTTATTCCCCgaccgatttcgatggaatGATGATACATGATGATAAATTGGCGGACATAGATGTGGTAGATTTGGAAGAAGATGATTCGCAAATTGCCTGTGGAACAGCAAGTCCCATAGCTTCGCCTCAGCTAATGCTATTGGATGGCCAAGATGATAGTACAGAGATGGACTGTAAACCTGTGGATATGGACATAGCCAATAGCGACAGTGAAGAGGCTCcagaaaatgtttggaaatctaTGAATATGCCACCTCAGTCAATACCTTTACCAAATTTTGCTGCTAATGATTTTAATATGCCTTTTTCGTACAACTGCATGGGAGAATTTTATGCAAGCGAAATGTCCTTGAGGGCATCGAATCCACCACCACCTGGTGTAGAAGAGTATGAGGAGGAGAAGCCAATGCTAAGCTATGAAAAATTCCAAGATATAGAAACGCAAGATATGGAGTTGGAAAATGAAGATTTTGTGCCAATAGTATCATATCCATGCAGTGGGTCCGAGAAAACCATGCCTGGAACATTGCAAGAATTAAATTGTAATTCAAATGGCGGTCTATCTTTACATTCCAATCCCCGCGATGTTGAtttacaagaagaagaagaagagttAGCTTTGAGAGCACTGCTACtatccaaatttcaatcgcccaagaatcaaaagagaaacgCGTCAAGGGAGTCCAAAGAAAACACCTCAAATGATAAAAAATCCAATACAGAAAAGGCAACAAAGGCATTGAAACCAACTGAGGCCATACTAAAAGAAGCCGTTAAACGTCTTAAAATTCATACGCAAAATGAAAGCCAACAAGAACCAAAAGAATGGCACCAAAAACATGGTCATGGCATTGAAATTCAAAACGAAGACAATGGTCCATATGAAATTCCAATGTCATGGAATCATGATAAATTGGAGAATGATTGTTTTGAGCAGAGAGTTGTACTAGGTTCAACGGGACTGCCCAAACCCGACAGCCATAACTTTGAAAGTAGCCCCTTGCCTTGGGAGGATAACCGCAGCAACGAAATTAAAACATATAATGGGGATTCTGATGAATTTTCTACTATGGCTTtgataaatttacaaaaaaaagcaaaacaacTTCAAAGCCATAGTGAATTAGTTGATAGAGAAATAGCAATCATTCCAAGAACAAATGATATCGAGCATAATAATGACACGGGTCATAATCAGTCCAATTATAATCCTCCAACATTAGACGAGGACAGTAGAAGACGATTGCAAAAACTGAAAGAAGAAATTTTATCGGCCACCGGATTGAGTGACCCATCAAAATCTAAAACCAGCGATACCAATGTTACAATGCATCACCCTCATTCAAATTCTATTGCCCATGCGGATATGCCAAAGGAAGAAGTTGTTTGTGAAAATCTATGTACTCACATGGAAAGCCAAAAATATCCAGAGGATGAAAAACAAGTCAATGAAACTGCCGGCAGCAAGGAGGATATTCCTAATGAGCAAACTGTCATAGAACAGCAAGAAACAATTGCTAATCAAATGCATTTCGATAAGACTGAAAGCAGTACTAAGTCAAAAACTAAGCATATTACAAACGTCAGCGATGTAGATCAAGaagtttccaaaaacaaaattactcTCAAGGAAAATAATGTAAACAGTGTAAATAAAAAGACAACGAAGATGAGTACCGAAGTGTCCGCCAATAAAACCAAACCTACTACCCAGCCTATTATAAAAAAGGTAGCAAAAATTCAAGCATCTAAAGGCCCAACAATAACTAAACCTAAAGAGACAAAACCTAATCAAAGCAAACCTACGTCAATAGGCTTGACCACATCCATGCCTCAAGTAACGGCCACTACGACCGCAACAACAAACCAAGCTAAAGCACCCATTTTACCAACATATTCAGTTCTAAGAactacaaaaattgtcaaacccAATAAAGTTATCAATCGAAATGTCGAGAAAAGAAAAGTAGTTCTTATACAGCCAGATAAGGTTTCACCGGCGCCTCCAGCAAAAGTACTTAAAGTAGACCCTCCTTCTTCCAATGTAGCGAAGCAAAAAACTAAGTCTTTGGATACTTCTCGACTTATTACATCAATGGATCAAGTGAAGCATATGTGTAATGTAGCACAATTGGTTATAAGTGTACAAAATTCATCAAATGAATCCAGCGATGAGGAATGGGCCAATTGCGATGCTATGTATAGAACTTTGTCGGAATACAATGACATGGCAAGTCCCTTAAGTTTGAATATGGGGGAAAGTCCTTGTCTTACACCCAGATCTAATTCTCCCATTGAAATGGACAATGGAACAAATAAAGAAAAGCCATTGACTGAAGACAAAAGTAAGAATAAACATTCTCCTGTGATGGCTCCCGAAAAGATTGTTGTCCCGCCAAAGACACCAGTAGCATCAGATGGTCATAAGGAAAAGATAGCTGAAAATCATAATCTTACCACACCAATT GCTGTCCGTCATTTACCTCCCTCTGTCCAAGATGAATATCGAAAGTTGGTACATCGTATGAAAATGCTAGAAAATCaaagaattaaaaaagaatCAGGATCTCAGGAAATCAAATCATCCACAAAACCCGCCATCAAGGAAGCAAAACCAGAAAATGAAGGTTCTTCTTCGACTCCCACCAAGCAAAGCCTTGTAAAACAAGTACTTCTCAGAAATGCTAATAAACCTACAACAAATGTGGTAGAAGAGAATGCAACTAAATCTTCTTCGAATGGGACGGCAACTACTGGAAATAAAACCAATGTTTTGAGAAACTATGAGAGcttatatgcaaaaattgg ATCGGGTATTGTTAATAACTTGGATAAATCTTTACGTCTGGTCGAGGAAGCCAAAAAGGCGAAAGTAAAAAAGCTAAAACTAGAAGAACGACTAAAAGAACTCAAAGCTGAAATGGATATGCTACAGACCCAACACAAAGAAGAAGAGCAAAAAATTGCCCGTATTTATCCAAGTATATGTACAACAAATGAAGTAATAACCTCACTGAAACAGAAACGTTCCAAAATCTTCAAAGCGGCCATAGGATTGGGCAAAACAATAAAGGGCGATGACTATAG ATTAAATAATGACCTAAAGCAGAATATAATGAGTAAAACTAAGCTTTTGGCCGCAGAAATTAAATTGGTGAACTCTTTGAAAATaacaaacataaataaattaaaagctGTGGAAGAAATTAGCAAAGAAAACAAGGAACCCCCTGTAACCGAGAATGCAAACAATGGCTTGGAAGAAAATAAAGAAGATCACAAATTAATGTCAAAAGAAGAACAAACATTAGATTGCCAAACAGAAAATGATGACGAAAgcagaaaagatatttccaatACGGAAAATATGAAGAGTTCCATTGGCGGTACTACAGAA TTTCAGGAATCGGCGACCACATCTAATATTGCTACACCAGCCACAAACTGTGATATAAAAGACATGGAAAAGGATGAGgatgagaaaaataaaaggctaaCAGATTCAAAACCTGCCATAGAGTTGGACCCTAAAGAGGAAGAAACTAGCAATGACAGTGATATTAATGAGAATGAAAAATCAACCGGAAAACTATTGCCCTCTTACATTTCACCGCTGGAGCATTTGCGTTGCAATAATGAAGG AAATATGGATCCCAATGGAGTTATTTGTCCCTTTGATCTCATGGGCAATTGTGAAGACGTCAATTgtaaatatgtacatatatcaggcaatcaaattgaaaagaaaaataatataaatgaaaGTAAGCCATCCTGA
- the LOC142239686 gene encoding uncharacterized protein LOC142239686 has translation MVRPSATGLRSILDNVAAIRSSLLSIGSEQDVLNAIIIHIVLSKIDPESKTVYNEKQNLQKLPSWDECYAILSRRCQFLETAQPRYSDSNHSEYKHKPKDRRPATAYVTSHALCEYCQSQEHFISNCSSYLALPIPHRFDFVKTASLCINCLRKGHRVAACMSKSRCRECRVSHHSTLHNNFSQATAAPNTSSKLSSHPLSSTASSFTPSSLQPSTSQQAQQSSSSYNTSSVNVTTSLSLPTRSFRHSLLPTAIVLMKDKLGSWQPVRALLDSCSEINLITQDTVNRLNLPLMKAIQEIAGVSNNRTRIKYTTEAFIKSRVTEFKWSSCFLVINAISYQHPVEKLNIGSWPIPEGILLADPHFYIPQRIDILIGSEIFFDLLVEGKIILGSGLPSLKNTVFGWVVGGVVDSNAVEQVSSCNVVTKIGDLDSLLKRFWEIEEFTESKSAMTEEEEQCERHYLENTIFDENGRIQVRLPFKQPSDKLGSSYEIAHRRFCYLEKRLEKNPEHKKMYREFMNEYISLGHMSIVSFDELRDKHYVIPHHSVFRLQSTSTKLRVVFDASAKTSSNFSLNEILMVGPTIQQEIIITMLAFRLNKFAMCADICKMYRQFMVDQRDRKFQLVLWRDDDSNALNLYQLNTVTYGTSAAPFLAIRSLIFIADTFRDLFPIGTEVLRHDVYVDDILTGAENIPDLLRQKEEIIEVLGRACLSLSKWNSNCNQISAQMDDIFLKTDNEYISKTLGLIWKSKSDVFSFQFDLENPKIITKRSILSAVSKIYDVLGLISPITVSYKILIQELWKQNFDWDCPVNEHMANRWNQLRESLSYLNQLEIPRFVLTSTEQEFQIHGFADASLVAYGCCIYVRAFEDNRYKSNLLISKSKVAPVVQQSLPRLELCAALLLSKTWEKIRHKFDKYNYKIFFWSDSKIVLSWLKKHSSSFVCFVANRVSEIQNITHKITWRHVPSKQNPADIVSRGCLANELADTIWFEGPNFLRQCENEWPNNNAQNIELPLNEMRKTVLNIACVPPSAILEIINRQSSYLRILYTIVYIYRVFNKENRGKVISSAELDQAFWRIVNEIQQSTYSEEIQRIKKNEVLKPCFQKLTPFIEEKNIFNNSREIIRVGGRLANAPLSYDTKFPALLPKDHRFSQLFIEYLHRKHYHAGPKCLIGILRERVWVINAREIARKVVRNCVHCFKYKPRLQQQIMGDLPADRFIAHRPFLICGVDFCGPFYTSYRIRGKAPYKTYVALFVCFASKALHIEVVSDLSTNAFLLCLKRFVGRRGIPLKIYCDNATNFVGANNQLKEFKEKYFDKENTNSLMQYCAITGFQFSFIPPRSPHFGGLWEAAVKSTKILLVKNISQAHLTLEELQTVLVEVESILNSRPIAAKSDDPNDGEALTPAHMIIGSSFLSLPEESFEHHLNCNYLKRYQMVAFLKQQFWRLWSRDYVLSLQEKSKWYKSESNLKIGSLVIVHEDNTPPQRWILARVIQLFPGRDGKVRVVEVKTKNGILKRAVHKIAVLPSGEYD, from the exons ATGGTAAGG CCTAGTGCAACTGGATTGCGATCAATTTTAGACAACGTTGCTGCTATTAGATCCTCTTTATTATCAATAGGTTCCGAACAAGATGTACTGAACGCTATAATCATACATATCGTTTTGTCGAAAATTGATCCCGAGTCGAAAACGGTttacaatgaaaaacaaaatttgcaaaaactgcCATCATGGGATGAATGTTATGCGATTCTTAGCAGGCGATGTCAATTTCTGGAAACGGCACAGCCCCGTTACAGTGATTCAAACCATTCAGAGTACAAGCATAAACCAAAAGACCGACGTCCAGCAACAGCTTACGTGACGTCACATGCATTGTGTGAGTATTGTCAGTCTCAAGAGCATTTCATAAGCAATTGTTCGTCGTATTTAGCTCTTCCTATACCTCATCGATTTGATTTCGTTAAAACAGCCTCTCTTTGTATCAATTGTTTACGCAAAGGCCATAGAGTAGCCGCTTGTATGTCAAAATCTCGCTGTCGTGAATGTCGTGTCTCACACCATTCTACATTGCACAATAATTTCTCTCAAGCTACTGCAGCACCCAACACCTCATCGAAATTATCGTCGCATCCTCTTTCATCAACGGCTTCTTCGTTCACACCATCTTCGTTGCAACCATCTACAAGCCAACAGGCTCAACAATCTTCGTCCTCGTATAACACTTCATCGGTTAATGTAACTACATCACTCTCTTTACCAACTCGTAGTTTTCGTCATAGCTTATTACCCACAGCTATCGTCTTAATGAAAGATAAATTAGGAAGTTGGCAACCTGTTAGAGCACTTCTAGATTCATGCTCTGAAATAAATCTTATAACCCAGGACACTGTCAATCGTTTAAACCTTCCACTAATGAAGGCTATACAAGAAATCGCAGGGGTGTCAAATAATAGAACCCGTATTAAATATACAACAGAAGCGTTCATAAAATCCCGTGTAACCGAATTTAAGTGGTCTTCATGTTTTCTAGTTATAAATGCTATTTCGTACCAACATCCAGTCGAAAAACTAAATATCGGAAGTTGGCCCATTCCAGAAGGGATTTTGCTAGCAGATCCGCATTTTTATATTCCGCAACGAATTGATATTCTCATTGGGTCGGAAATTTTCTTTGACCTTCTTGTGgaaggaaaaataattttaggcaGTGGACTCCCCTCATTAAAAAATACTGTGTTTGGATGGGTAGTGGGCGGCGTAGTCGACTCGAATGCTGTTGAACAAGTATCATCGTGTAATGTGGTTACCAAAATCGGCGATCTCGATTCATTGTTGAAACGTTTTTGGGAAATAGAAGAGTTTACGGAGAGCAAATCAGCCATGACAGAAGAAGAAGAACAGTGTGAAAGACACTATTTAGAAAATACGATTTTCGATGAAAATGGAAGAATACAAGTTCGATTACCATTTAAACAACCGTCTGACAAATTAGGGTCATCGTATGAAATTGCTCATCGCCGTTTTTGTTATCTAGAAAAACGATTAGAAAAAAATCcagaacacaaaaaaatgtacaGAGAGTTTATGAACGAATATATAAGCCTTGGTCATATGTCTATAGTAAGCTTTGATGAACTGAGAGACAAGCACTATGTAATACCACACCACTCAGTTTTTCGATTACAGAGTACATCTACAAAATTAAGAGTTGTCTTTGATGCCTCAGCAAAAACGTCATCAAATTTCTCTTTAAATGAGATTTTAATGGTTGGACCGACGATTCAACAAGAAATTATTATCACAATGCTTGCCTTTCGGTTAAACAAATTTGCTATGTGTGCCGATATTTGTAAAATGTACAGGCAATTTATGGTCGATCAAAGAGATAGGAAATTTCAACTCGTACTTTGGAGAGATGATGATTCAAATGCTCTCAATCTATACCAATTAAATACGGTTACTTATGGGACATCGGCTGCTCCGTTTTTGGCCATAAGAAGTCTGATATTCATTGCTGATACATTTCGAGACTTATTTCCAATTGGTACTGAGGTTCTTCGGCATGATGTTTATGTAGACGATATACTCACAGGGGCGGAGAATATTCCCGATTTATTGAGACAAAAGGAAGAAATTATAGAAGTTTTGGGAAGGGCATGTCTTTCTTTGTCAAAGTGGAATTCGAATTGCAATCAGATCTCAGCTCAAATGGACGACATATTCTTAAAAACAGACAATGAATACATATCAAAAACACTAGGCTTGATCTGGAAATCTAAATCcgatgttttttcttttcaattcgaTCTAGAAAATcctaaaataattacaaaacgaTCAATATTGAGCGCTGTCTCAAAGATTTACGATGTTCTAGGCCTTATAAGCCCAATTACAGTCTCTTATAAAATACTCATTCAGgaactatggaaacaaaattttgattgggATTGTCCAGTAAACGAACACATGGCTAATCGCTGGAACCAACTTCGAGAAAGCTTGTCGTATTTGAACCAATTAGAAATTCCTAGATTTGTGCTGACCTCAACAGAGCAAGAGTTCCAGATTCATGGATTTGCGGATGCGTCCCTCGTGGCTTACGGGTGTTGCATTTACGTACGGGCTTTCGAAGATAACCGCTACAAGTCAAATTTGCTTATCAGTAAATCAAAGGTTGCCCCAGTTGTACAACAGTCACTCCCACGGCTTGAGTTATGTGCGGCCTTACTACTCAGTAAAActtgggaaaaaatacggcacaaattcgataaatataaTTACAAGATATTTTTCTGGTCCGATTCCAAAATAGTCTTGAGTTGGCTTAAAAAACATTCGTCATCGTTCGTTTGCTTTGTTGCGAACCGAGTATccgaaattcaaaatattactcaTAAAATAACATGGAGACATGTGCCGTCGAAGCAGAATCCCGCGGATATAGTATCAAGGGGTTGTCTAGCCAATGAATTAGCTGACACTATTTGGTTTGAAGGTCCTAATTTTTTGAGACAGTGTGAAAATGAATGGCCAAACAATAACGCACAAAATATCGAATTGCCATTAAATGAAATGCGAAAAACAGTACTCAATATAGCGTGTGTCCCACCTTCTGCAATATTGGAAATCATCAATAGACAGTCATCATATCTTCGTATTCTTTACACAATAGTGTACATATATCGTGTCTTTAACAAAGAAAATAGAGGCAAGGTTATTTCGAGTGCCGAACTCGATCAAGCCTTTTGGAGAATAGTAAATGAAATACAACAATCGACATATAGCGAAGAAATCCAACGTATCAAGAAAAATGAAGTACTAAAGCCGTGCTTTCAAAAGCTAACGCCATTTAttgaggagaaaaacatttttaataattctCGGGAGATTATTCGGGTAGGGGGACGGCTAGCGAATGCACCCTTGTCGTACGATACGAAATTCCCTGCACTTTTGCCGAAAGATCACCGGTTTTCGCAACTTTTCATTGAATATCTTCATCGGAAACATTATCATGCTGGACCTAAATGTCTCATCGGAATTCTTCGAGAAAGAGTGTGGGTGATAAATGCTCGAGAAATTGCACGGAAGGTAGTCCGAAATTGCGTTCATTGTTTCAAATATAAACCTCGCTTACAACAGCAAATAATGGGCGACTTACCAGCAGATAGATTCATTGCGCATCGGCCTTTTTTGATTTGTGGGGTCGATTTTTGCGGCCCATTTTATACATCGTATCGCATCAGAGGCAAGGCTCCCTACAAAACATATGTTGCACTTTTCGTTTGCTTTGCTTCTAAAGCTCTACATATAGAAGTTGTGTCAGACTTATCGACAAATGCATTTCTCCTGTGCCTTAAGCGATTTGTAGGCAGACGGGGAATACCGTTGAAAATCTATTGTGATAAtgcaaccaattttgttggaGCGAACAATCAGCTGAAAGAATttaaagagaaatattttgataaagaaaacacaaattCATTGATGCAGTACTGCGCCATAACTGGTTTTCAGTTTTCATTCATACCTCCCAGATCACCACACTTTGGTGGTCTCTGGGAGGCAGCTGTTAAGTCGACAAAGATTCTCCTTGTTAAAAATATATCGCAAGCTCACTTGACATTGGAAGAGTTGCAAACAGTTTTGGTTGAAGTCGAGTCTATTTTAAATTCTCGGCCGATTGCAGCAAAATCAGATGACCCGAATGATGGAGAGGCATTGACTCCAGCTCATATGATTATTGGTTCGTCGTTTCTCTCATTGCCCGAAGAGAGTTTTGAGCATCACTTGAATTGTAACTACTTGAAGAGATATCAAATGGTTGCTTTCCTTAAACAACAATTTTGGAGACTTTGGTCTAGAGACTATGTACTCAGCCTGCAAGAGAAATCCAAGTGGTACAAGTCGGAATCGAATTTGAAGATTGGTTCATTGGTTATTGTCCATGAAGACAATACCCCTCCACAACGATGGATTCTTGCCAGGGTTATACAACTATTCCCAGGTCGCGATGGAAAGGTACGAGTAGTTGAAGTTAAAACGAAAAATGGAATTCTGAAACGAGCTGTGCACAAGATAGCAGTGTTACCATCCGGTGAATATGATTGA
- the RpS16 gene encoding ribosomal protein S16: MQQKRREPIHAVQVFGRKKTATAVAYCKRGRGLLRVNGRPLEQIEPKVLQYKLQEPLLLLGKEKFAGVDIRVRVNGGGHVAQIYAIRQAISKALIAFYQKYVDEASKKEIKDILIQYDRTLLVGDPRRCEPKKFGGPGARARYQKSYR; this comes from the exons ATGCAACAGAAA CGCCGGGAGCCTATTCATGCTGTTCAAGTCTTCGGACGCAAG aaaactgCCACCGCTGTAGCATACTGCAAGCGTGGTCGTGGTCTCCTCCGTGTCAATGGCCGTCCTTTGGAACAAATTGAACCCAAAGTTTTGCAATACAAATTGCAAGAACCTTTGTTGTTGCTCGGTAAG gAAAAGTTCGCCGGTGTAGATATCCGTGTACGCGTTAACGGCGGTGGTCATGTTGCCCAAATCTATGCTATCCGTCAGGCTATCTCCAAGGCTTTGATTGccttctatcaaaaat aTGTCGATGAAGCCTCCAAAAAGGAAATCAAAGACATTTTGATTCAATACGACAGAACCTTGTTGGTTGGTGATCCACGTCGTTGCGAACCCAAGAAATTCGGTGGTCCAGGTGCTCGTGCCCGCTACCAAAAATCTTACCGTTAA